From Candidatus Nanohalococcus occultus:
ATTCCTTGATGTACGTCAGCGTTTGAAGATGGCAAACAAGATAAGAGAGCTATCGGAAGATGCCGCCGTCTTAGTGGTTGAACACGACCTGGCAACCCTTGATTTGGTCTCGGATCGAATCCACGTATTCTACGGGGAGCCGGGAAGCTATGGAATGGTATCGAACACCATGAGCGCCAAAGACGGTATAAACCAGTACCTTGAAGGCATGCTGGAGAGTCACAACCTGCGGATCAGAGACGAGCCTATCTCCTTCGATCGTTCGAAGAGAAGTCAGGTAGAGAAAAAACGAGCAGTCATGGAGTACCCGCGCCTGGAAAAGGACTTCGGCGAAGGAGAGTTCAGCCTTGAAATCGAAGAAGGTGAAGTTCACCGCGAGGAGATCCTCGGTATCTTCGGTGAAAACGGGTTAGGTAAAACCGTCTTCGCAAAGATGCTGGCAGGGGTGATCGAGCCGGACAACACCGAATCACTCGATATCTCGATCAGCTTCAAACCACAGTACCTAGAGGCCAAAGACGAGACCGTCCGGGAAGCAATCTCTAAACACATCAACCCTCAGAACAAACGGTTCGAGGTACGGATCGCCGAGCCGCTCGGATTAGAAGACCTCTACGATCAGGATCTGGAAGAACTTTCCGGCGGAGAGCTACAAAGGGTTGGAGTAGCGATCTGTCTGGCCAAAGACGCCGATATCTACCTGCTGGATGAGCCAAGTGCCTACATGGACGTAGAGGCACGTGTAGAGCTAGGTAAAACCTTGAAACGGTTTGCGCGTAAAACCGAGAAGCCTTTGATGGTGATCGATCACGACCTGATGCTTCTGGACTATATTTCGGACCGCGGAGTAGTTTTCTCAGGAGAACCGGGAATAAAAGGTACGGCAGATTCTCCGGAACGAATCGAAAACGCCATGAACGAGTTTTTGAAGGAAGTAAGTATTACCTACAGGAAAGACCCTGAGACCAACCGTCCTCGTGGAAACAAGCCGGGAAGCCAGAAGGACAAACAGCAGCGTAAATCCGGTCAGTTCTATGAACAGTAAATAAACAGGGAAAGTAGCAGCGGTTGTAATCCCTAGAACCGAGAGAGTTGATCGGTACCTGGTGGCCAAACGCTCTGATAACGGAGACTGGGAGTTCCCTGGCGGAAAACAGGAGGACGGCGAGATCATCCTTGAGACCGCTGAACGGAAGATAAGAGAAGAACTGAATCTTTTTCCGGGAGATAGAGCTTTCCAATGAACACCAGGAGGCAAGATGGATGAGGTCCGAAGATTTCAAAGGCTGTGAGTGGCACCGTGATGTAGGATACGCCTTGCCGGCGATGTACTATCTTGAAGACTACCTGCGTTAAACCACTGATAAGTTTTACCACATCAGAATAACACATGTCAGTGTTAACGTACGACGATGTTGGTTTGGAAGAGGTAAAAGGAAAACTTGAGAGCGAGGACTACGGGAACCATTCCGAAGATGATGTTGAAGCACTCTTCGAGGGAGATTACACTCCTCCGAGCGATGTAGAGCAAGGAACTCTTCTTAAAGACATCGGAGATGCTGCTTTAGAATGTTGTTACGAGAAAAAAGTTGATAGGATTGCTGGCGAACTTGAGCTGCCAGATGAAACAAGATTGCTGGCCAGAGAGGCAGCCCGATATTCGGGAATTAACACTGATCTTGCGAACCATGAGACTGACACAGTAGCGGGCGCGGCAGTATACTTTAGCACAGTCTGGACGAACAACCTACGAACACAGGGAGAAATATCCGAGACATATGGAGGCTCCAGAGTAAGCCTGAGAGAAACCTTCCATAAACTATCCGAGCATATAGGAGAGGAAACTCCACACGGAATGCTGCCGAAGGAAGTAATCGAAAGATCAAGACCTGTCTGAAGTCTTAACCCAAACGTTTCAGCCCGGTAAAACTACGTTGATTACAGCTGCTGCTATACCGGCTAAGCCCATCCGAAGACCTGCCTTCCACCATAGTTGATCGGATATTCTTGACATGTATACTCCGAAAAGGAATAGCATTGAGATAGCAGTAAAGACAGCTCCAATAGTTGCCTGTAAGGTGTTTAGACCAGGAACAAGATAGAAGCTAGCAGGCAGTACGACTCCGAGAACCGGGCCTAGACCGCTCATAAACGAGTTCATCTTTCTGTTTTCCATCTTCCGGTCTTCGAGTTCGGTGCCTTCCAGGTCCGTCATCATCTTAGCTTCCAGTTCATCGATCTCCGAAAGTTTTTCCGCTCGCTCTATCTCCCAGACGCTCCATACCCCGGAGGTTGCCAGACCGACGGCTGCTCCCACCGCGACCTTGAAAACCGTAGGATTCGAGGTCACCCCGGACAGATATGAGCCGACGGCGATACCGGTAAGTGTGAGTGCGCCGTCGAAACCGTTCGATATGAAGTACCTTCGGGAGATAGGATCAAGTTTCATTCTAGTCTTGAGGCGTTGAAACTTCCTCTACAAGCCTTTCTCCGCAGATTGCCTGATCTATTCCGTGGATGCTGCCTCCAAGGTTCTCGACAGTTTCCTTTACTTTTT
This genomic window contains:
- a CDS encoding ribosome biogenesis/translation initiation ATPase RLI — protein: MSSKKNSDRFIVVIDQDKIEPDLARETVINFDPLNRAGKEGGFYIDDKEELHIDDDDVMAAHRMAIKKYPYDNAIRMVQLISEEEGEPLHQFGNNTFRLYGAPAPEKGNVVGILGENGIGKSTALNILTGDLKPNLGRYDEEVEWSEIKKRFRGTGLQQHFNKLAEGNVDAAVKPQQVERMPDAYDGKVRDLLEKVRDAQEESERKDLEALAEEFEVAKLMDRDLEELSGGELQRVAIASTALKDANLYVFDEPSSFLDVRQRLKMANKIRELSEDAAVLVVEHDLATLDLVSDRIHVFYGEPGSYGMVSNTMSAKDGINQYLEGMLESHNLRIRDEPISFDRSKRSQVEKKRAVMEYPRLEKDFGEGEFSLEIEEGEVHREEILGIFGENGLGKTVFAKMLAGVIEPDNTESLDISISFKPQYLEAKDETVREAISKHINPQNKRFEVRIAEPLGLEDLYDQDLEELSGGELQRVGVAICLAKDADIYLLDEPSAYMDVEARVELGKTLKRFARKTEKPLMVIDHDLMLLDYISDRGVVFSGEPGIKGTADSPERIENAMNEFLKEVSITYRKDPETNRPRGNKPGSQKDKQQRKSGQFYEQ
- a CDS encoding VIT1/CCC1 transporter family protein, translated to MKLDPISRRYFISNGFDGALTLTGIAVGSYLSGVTSNPTVFKVAVGAAVGLATSGVWSVWEIERAEKLSEIDELEAKMMTDLEGTELEDRKMENRKMNSFMSGLGPVLGVVLPASFYLVPGLNTLQATIGAVFTAISMLFLFGVYMSRISDQLWWKAGLRMGLAGIAAAVINVVLPG